One window from the genome of Bdellovibrio sp. NC01 encodes:
- a CDS encoding deoxyribodipyrimidine photo-lyase: protein MTKLTLFWFRRDLRLNDNAGLFHALKEHDNVLPVFIFDTEILEKLEDREDPRVTFIYQTIANLKEELQAKGSDLLVRHGKPLEVFKELFAKLPVEAIYTNHDYEPYARARDEHVAKLATKHKIEFKTYKDQCLFEKDEILTGQGKPYTVFTPYKNKVLENLTSFYLKSYPNKKYEKSYAQIKKAEPLISLKQMGFETTKIALPSNKISSKTLKEYAEKRDIPSEEKGTTHIGMHLRFGTVSIRELAREAKKHSDVWLSELIWRDFFMQILWHFPQVEKQSFRPEYDKIEWRKSKKDFERWATGTTGYPMVDAGMRELNATGFMHNRVRMVVASFLCKHLLIHWSEGERYFAKKLLDYELSSNNGNWQWAAGSGCDAAPYFRIFNPEAQEAKFDPKQKYVEKWIPELHTDKYPEPMIAHVEARGRCLQAFTKALKK, encoded by the coding sequence ATGACAAAGCTCACTCTATTTTGGTTTCGACGCGATTTGCGCTTGAATGATAACGCGGGGCTCTTTCACGCCCTGAAAGAACACGATAACGTTCTACCAGTCTTTATTTTTGATACAGAGATTCTTGAAAAACTCGAGGACCGGGAAGATCCCCGGGTAACATTCATTTATCAAACCATCGCGAACCTTAAAGAGGAGCTTCAAGCAAAGGGCTCTGATTTATTAGTGCGTCATGGAAAGCCGTTAGAGGTCTTTAAAGAGCTGTTTGCAAAGCTTCCTGTCGAGGCAATTTACACGAATCACGATTACGAACCTTATGCGCGCGCGCGTGACGAACACGTCGCCAAGCTTGCGACGAAACATAAGATCGAATTTAAAACATACAAAGATCAATGCTTGTTTGAAAAAGATGAGATCCTTACGGGGCAGGGTAAACCCTATACGGTGTTTACTCCTTATAAAAATAAAGTCCTGGAAAATCTGACGAGCTTTTATTTAAAATCTTACCCGAATAAGAAATACGAAAAATCTTATGCGCAAATCAAAAAGGCAGAGCCACTTATTTCTTTGAAGCAAATGGGCTTTGAGACGACAAAGATCGCGCTTCCATCTAACAAGATCTCAAGTAAAACTTTAAAAGAGTACGCGGAAAAGCGTGATATCCCGTCTGAAGAAAAAGGCACAACTCACATCGGTATGCATCTTCGTTTTGGCACAGTCAGTATTCGCGAACTTGCACGTGAAGCCAAAAAACATTCAGACGTGTGGTTGAGTGAACTTATTTGGCGCGATTTTTTCATGCAGATTCTGTGGCATTTTCCGCAAGTTGAAAAACAAAGTTTCCGTCCAGAATACGATAAGATCGAGTGGCGCAAATCGAAAAAAGATTTCGAGCGATGGGCCACGGGAACGACTGGTTATCCCATGGTCGACGCAGGCATGCGCGAGTTAAATGCAACGGGCTTTATGCACAACCGTGTACGGATGGTGGTGGCAAGTTTTCTTTGTAAGCATTTATTGATTCATTGGTCGGAAGGCGAAAGATACTTCGCTAAAAAATTATTAGACTATGAATTGTCATCAAATAATGGGAATTGGCAATGGGCAGCGGGATCGGGTTGTGATGCGGCTCCGTACTTCCGAATTTTTAACCCGGAAGCGCAAGAAGCGAAGTTTGATCCTAAGCAAAAATATGTCGAGAAATGGATACCCGAGCTGCACACAGACAAGTATCCTGAACCCATGATCGCACACGTTGAAGCGCGCGGGCGTTGTTTGCAGGCTTTCACTAAAGCCTTAAAGAAATAG